Genomic segment of Nitrospirota bacterium:
GCCTCGACTCGCTGAACCTGAAACTGGAGATGCGTATCTTCGATAACGTCATGAGCATCTTTAAGAAACTGAGCAGGCGACACGGCCTGAAGAAGACCGTTACCGCTACCAACTGCCTCACTGGCAAAGACCTAACCCTCCTGGCGGACATCCCGGAGTACTTCCCGACGAAGAACCTGCCGGGGAACTACTTCTACATCGGCCCGCTCACGTGGCGGAGCCCCCTGGACCCGCCCCCATGGTGGCCGCCCGAAACCGACGGCAGCCCCCTGATCTATATGACCATGGGAACCACCGGCATCGGAGGCGTGTTCCGGCACGTCCATGAACTCATTGAGAAGTCGGATATGAGAGCGATAATCACGACGGGCGGCCAGGCCTCGGATATTAAGTCCGTTGAAGGGAAGATCTATGTGGAGGAGTATATCGACGGGGACCTGGCCACGGAAGCCAGCGACCTCGTGGTCTGCCACGGGGGAAACGGAACCGTTTATCAAGCCCTCCAGCATGGAAAGCCCGTTGTGGGCATACCAACCATAGCCGACCAGAAGTTCAACATGCGGAGAGTCGAAGCCCTCGGCGTGGGCAAAGCCCTGGGGTGGAAAGAATTTTTCAGAAATCCCGGAAAGCTTCTGGAGCCCATCCGAACGGTCATTGAAAAGCCTTCGTATTCCGCAAACGCGTCACGCCTCAGGGATGTCCTCCGTGCCTATCACCCAGCCCAGTCTGCCGCCGATATAATCGAGCAGCGTTTTAGAAGATAGCCCTGTTCTCGAGCAAACGTATTGTATTGGCCTCAACCAAGGGTCATCGGCCCGACACATGGATTTCCGGACCTGCTCTAGTCTGCCAGCTCGTACTTGTCCTCGAGAAAATTGCGCTTGAACCTCTCCACGTCGCTGTCGCTGTCGAGCACCGCATCGAGCTGCCTGGTGAAGGCGATCAGCCTCCCGGACTTCTCCAGGATATCCAGAATCTCGTCCCTGCCGACGTGAGAGAGCCGCGCTATTATGAGGTCGCCCTTTGTCGTCGAGATGAAACCGTATTCCCTGAGTATCTCCTCTATGAGCCGTATTCTCCGCGACCGCTTGGTGATGTCGGTGGCGCCGCCCACAAAGCGGAAATATACATGGTTGTTGCCCGCCCTCTCGCTGCAGAAACAGTCCACCAGGTTGAAATGATAGCCGAACCGCAGGGTAAGGTTCATGTACTCCCTCGAGACGACGGCGATGTTGTTTCCGGCAAAGCCGGCCTGCTCCTGGGCCGGTTCCTGCATGCGCACCATGCTTGAGAGGAAGTCCCTCATGCCCAGCGAGACGGGCTCCGTGTGCCAGGCCCCGGGGTGCATCATGCCCTTGACGATAGCCCGGAGAGGCAGCGACGTAACCTCCTCCACGGATACCTTCTCGCCCTTTCCCTCCACGAGGCCCCCGCCGATATCGATTACATGGATGCCGGCCGGAATGGGAAGGTCGAGCCTCTTGAAGGCGGCATGCCCTTCGGCGTGCACGGAGGCGTCCACCAGGGCCTGCACGGCTTTTTCGTGTATGAACCTCAGGATGTCATGCATGGTCCTGCACTTCTCGGCGGTGAACTCGTCCACTAGGGGGTTGATCAGGTTCAGCGGGGAAATGTATCGCATCAGGTATCTCTTGCGCCTGAACTCATAGAGGTCCTCCATGCTCCTCGAATTCGCGGCCTGTACCTGGAGCAATTCTTCGGCAAGCCCCGCATAGACCGTCGCGCTGCCGTCCTCCTCCGCGCTCAGGGTGATTTCCTGCCCGTGCGCGAGGCTCTGCGTTGCAACCCCGGCGTTTACGACGGCCGGCACTCTGAACTCTCTGCAAATCGAGGCCATGTGGCTTGTAGGCGCTCCGGTGTCGGTTATGATGGCGGCCGCGTAGGGCATGACGCGGACGTACTGGGGAGAATCGTGTTTTGCGACCAGGACCGCCCCTCTCGGAAAATGGTCCAGGTCGGCGGCGTTTTTCACGACGAACACCTTGCCGCCGGCCACACCTTTCTGGACCACCCGGCCCCGATTGGACATCAGGACGGGATACCTGGCAAGAGCCTCCTTGAGCTCGTCCCGGCCCGGGGCAGGGCCCGCGGGGGCTGCCGCCGCCACGAGCGGTCTGGACTGAAGGATGCTCATGCCGCCATCGGCGCCTCTTGCCCATTCCACGTCCTGGGGCCTCTTATAGTAGCGCTCTATCTCCAAGGCGATGGAGGCGAGCTCAAGGGCGTCTTCCTCGCTGAGGCTGGGCTTTGAGCGCATCTCCGGCGGGGTTTCGACCTCCTTGGTCCCGCCTCCCTCCGCCGCCACCGCCATGAGTTGCTTTTCCCCTATCCTGGCTTCCTCCAGGTGCAGCGCCGGTTTCTTGCCCACGATGAAAAGGTCGGCGTCCGTCCTCCCGTCCACGACGGTGCTGCCCAACCCCCAGGCGGCGTTAATGAGGAGGCTCTCCTCGCGGCCGCCCACGGGGTCCGCCGTATAAAGGACGCCGCTTGACCGGGCGTCGACCATCAGAACGCAGCCCACCGGCATCCTGAGGCTCCCGGCGGCGTAGCCGTGCTGCTTTTGATATTGCAGCGCACCCGGTGCAAACAGACTTGCGACGACTTTTCTGTACGCTTCCTTGACGGCCTCCTTCTCCAGAGGCACATTGAGGACCGTCATGAACTGTCCCGCAAAGGAAAGGTCTCCGTCCTCCTCCTCCGCGCTGCTCCTCACCGCGAGGCTGCCCCCGCCGCCCGCGCGCCGGGCGACCGTCGCAACGGCCTCCCCTATCGCCCTGTCGAGCCCGGGCGGAAACTCCCCGGCGGCCACCGCCTCTCTTATTGTTTCGAGCCCGCCCTCCGTATCCGCAGCGTCGCCGGCGGTCAGCATCTGCCGGATGCCGTTGTGCTCCATGTAGGCGTCGTAGGCCGCGCCCGTCAGGGCGAAGGCCTCCGGCACCTTCAGCCCGAGCATGTTCCGGAGTTCCGAAAGGTGGTAGTTCTTGCCCCCGACATCGCGGACCATGTCCCACGAGATGTCGTCGTAGAAGACGACCAGCTTTCCCGAGGCGGGGGCCGTCCCGTAAACCATCGCCCTGATAAGGGAATCGACGCGGTTGAAGGCGCCCGCGGCGTCATGTCTGCCCCCCGTCAGCAGGTCGAAGCGCTCGATCGAACCACGGATATCGGCCGACAGGTCCGCATACGCCTTCCTGACATAATTTATGTCGAAAATGAAATCGCCGCCCAGCTTTTCCCCCATGTCGGTTATGACCATGAGGGCGCGGTTGTTGCTTTCGAGCACCTCCTTGTAAAGCCTGAAGGCCTCTTTCAGGTCGAGCCGTTTCGCGAAGCCCCCCGGGCGACCTTCGAGCTTCCGGAATATCGACCTGACCATTTCGGAGAAAGTTCCCATACGCGCAGCCTCTGGGGCCTACTTCTGAAGGGCCTTCTTTATGGACTCCTTCAGCTCCTTGATTTTCACGGGCTTCGGGAAGAAATCGTTCACGTCCGCCTTGATAGCCTCTATGGCGACGTTCAGGTTGGCGAAGGCCGTAATCATTATGACCTTCGTCTCCGGGCTGAGCTCCTTGACGGTCCTGAGCACCTCCAGCCCGTCTATGCCCTTCATCTTGAGGTCCGTGACCACCACGTCGAACTTCTGCTCCCTGAGCCTCTGGAGGGCCGGCGCACCGCTGAGGAAGGTCTCCACCTCGTAGCCCTCCTGCTCAAGGGAGAGTTTCGCCATGTCCCCGACTATCTTCTCGTCGTCGATAATCATGATTCTGTAACTCATCGTCACACTCCTTCGTTCTCATAAATCGGCAGTTCGACGGTGAACACGGTGCCCTGTCCGACGGTGCTCTCGACCTTTATGTTGCCGTTGTGGTTCTTGATTATCCCGTAGCTCACCCACAGACCCAGCCCCGTGCCGCCCTGCTCCTTCGTGGTGAAGAAAGGGTCGAATATGTGGGAGAGAAATTCGGGCGGTACGCCCTTGCCGGTGTCCCTTATCTCGATTTCCACGGTCCTGCCGGCCTCGCCCTGCCTCGTCGTGATGGACAGGTCGCCGCCCGAGGACATGGACTGTATGGCGTTTATTATCAGATTTACCAGGACCTGCTGTATCTGGTCCTCATCGACGCAGACCTCGGGAAGACGCTTCCCGTATACGATCCTCGTATTTATATTCGAAATGTCCAGCATGTTCTGGACGAGCTTGAGCGTATGCCTCAGGACGTCGTTTATCCCGGATTTCTTCAGGTTGGGCGCCTTGGGCTTGGAGAAATCGAGCAGGTTCCTCACGATGTCCCGTATCCTTTCGGTCTCGGCCTCCACGCGCCCCATGAGCTCCATTCTCTCCTCGTCGCTCAGATTCTTGTAAACCTCGGAATATGCCTGCGCTATCATCGAGATGTTGTTCAGGGGGTTGTTCAGCTCGTGAGCCACTCCCGCGACCAGGATGCCCATGGAAGCCAGTTTCTTCGACTGTATTATCTCCTCCTCGCGCGTCTTGAGCTTCTCCGACATGGTGTTGATGGCGCCTATGACGGAACCGAGCTCGTCCTTCGGCGGGACCATGTCGATTTTCGTGAACGTACCGGCCGAGATGGATTTCGTCAGGGCCTCGATCTCCCGTATGGGCTCCAGGATTTTCCTGGACACCGAGCGGCTCACCACGAGGGCCGAAAGAAGGATGCCGAGAAAGAGGTAATAGAGTATCCTCTTTGACTTGAGGATTATCTCGTTGATGTGTCCCCTCTCCAGGTGCGTTATCCTGTCAGCGAAGGCCTCAAGCTCGTGGCCTTTGGCCCGTACGGCCTTGGCGCTCGCGTCGCTCGTCGACGCGAACCCCTTGACTCTCTCGACCTCGCGCGCGTAGTTTACGAGGTGCCCTCGGAGCTCGTCGAACTGGCTTTCCCCGATGGCGCGGACTATGTCGCCTTTCACGGACCGCAGGGCCTTCATCGTCTCCATTATGTTGCTTTCCAGGTCGGCGAGGGCGTTCGGGTCCTCGTAGAGGAAATAGTTCTTTTCCGAAAGCCTCATCTCCAGGAACGAGACGTTCAGGTCGTCGGCTATCTCGACGAACCGCAGCTTCGTGTTCACGGTATTGAGGTACTGGACCGCGAGAGCCCCTATGAGGGCGATGAGCGCGATGTTGAAGACGTTGGAGAATATTATCTTGCGTTTTATCTTCATCCGTCAGGCCTCGCGCTACTGGCCGCCCCTTGTTATGTCGGCCTGCTCCTTCCGCGCCGGAAGATACCACATCAGGCCGTCCACGGTCATCAGAAGCCCCGAGACGGCCAGTATCAGGTTGAGCCAGGACAGGGGCCTGTACCCGAAATACTTCATGAGGCCCATTCCGACCGAAAAGAACGCCACGCCGCTGCGGATGAAGGCGAGGCCCGTCCTCGCCCGTGCGTAGACGGTCCTGTAGCAGGCCGCCACCGTCCTCTGGGCCGCCAGCATGTTGCGCTCCCGCGCCAGCTGTGTTCGCACCCTGCTGGCGGGGACCGGATATATGAACGTGCAGTAGGGGGGTATGAAGTCCTGCAGGCGGGAGAGCATGGTCTTTTTTATCTCGCCGGGAGCGGCCGCCCCCTCGACGTGGTAGTTCTCGGCGAACTGCACGGTGGCCGCCGTTACCTCCATCAGCGTCTGATGCTCGGGCGGGCTCATCCTCGATCTGCGCACCTTCAGATACCGCGCGAGCCCCAGGGCCGAAAGCACCACGCCGCCGGCCATCATCGCCCAGTGGACGGAAGCCGCAAGGGGGATTTTCTCGGCCAGCAGTATCAGGGCGGTGGAAAGGCCGATGAGGCCGAGGCCCCAGCGGAAGATGGCCAGCGCCGTCCTGGCCGTCGCAAGGTCGGTGCGGTAGCAGGCAAGCCTCGTCCTCCACTGGGCCATGTTGTTTCGCCAGAAGGCGAGTCCTGTTCTTTCGGTGCCTATGATCAGGCCCGGCCGCGCGTTCAGGAAATCCTGTATGAACCACTGGATGTCCTCCTCCAGGGCGACCCTGAATTCCATGTCCCTTCCCTCGAAGAACCTCTCGGCCTGTTCCCTGACCTCGGGGTCCTGCGGGTCGCACGCGGCGATGACCACCGTGTCTCCCTCCATGGTGACCGGGAACCACCGGCTCAGGGAGAGCATCTCCGGGTCCAGCCTCTCAAGCAGCTCCACCGGCACGGGGAGGCGCTCGTCGTACTCGACGCCGGGACGGCGAAAATACTCCGAGAGGGCCTCGAGGAGCGTGCGGCGCGGGACGCCGTACTCGCGGATAAGGACCCTTTCGGGCTCCAGGCCGCGGGCCATCGCCGAATCGAGGGCGCACACGAGCTCCCCTTCGGTCAGAACGCCCTTCCGCAAAAGAGGGCCGTATGTCCGGAGGCTTCTGTCAGATGTCATCATGGCTGAAAACCACCTTCCCCCAGCACCGCGGAGAGGTGCCGTAGTCCGGAATGCTCATCTCCAGGTCTCCGAAACAGTATGGGAGCTGCCTCTTCACCTTCTCGGCGGGGAAATACCAGACGAGGCCGTTTACCACGAGGATGAGGCCCGTCAGTATCAGCACGGCGTCGAAGGCCGTCCAGGGGAGGCTGCCCACGCCGAAGAATATCAACAGCCCAATGCCCACGGCCGACATGCTCAGGCCTGTTCGTATGAACGCCATTGCAGTCCTGGACCTCGCCATGATCGTCCTCAACCGGGCCATCAGGTTCCTCCGTTCCGCGAGCACGGTGCGTTCCAGGGCCAGTCCCGACGTGCCCCATATGGAGGGCGACTGGCAGGCCTTCACCGCGCCCAAGCCGGCGTAGGCGTCCCGTGACCTGTAAAAGCGCGGGAAGGCGAAGTCCCAGATGCTCTCCCGGGCCAGGGCGTTTCTCACCGCCCTGAGCCCTTCGTTTGCCGCACTGCGCCCCGGCAGGTACCAGTGAAAGCTCTCCACGGCGGCTATGGCGCCGAAGGCTATCAGGGCGGCGTCGAAGACCGTCCAGGGGCTTGCAGGGAAATGCCTCAGCAGCCCGATGCCGAGCCCCGCAAAGGCTATGCCCGTGCGCGTGAAAGCCAGCCCGGTGCGGGCTTTTGCCATCGTGGTCCTCATGGACGCAAGAGCGGTCCTCTCCTCGGCCATCTCGGTCCTGTCGTTTGCCAAAAACCTCCTCCTCTCCACCGGAGACAGGTCCGCCCAGTCCTCGCGCAGCTGCTCCGCTCCCCCCACGACGCGGCTTCTGGCAAACTCGGGCGCGTTGCCGGGGTTGGATACCTCCAGCACGGTGAACCCCTCGGTGGGTCCGGTCTGCGCATAATCGAGCTTCTGTAAGGCGATGGGCCGCGCGGAAAAATACCACTTGAACCCGTCAAAGACTGCAGCGACCCCCGCCGTCAGCAGGGGAAGCGCCAGCAGCAATATGTAGCTTTCCCCGAAGAACCTGTAAAGGGCGATGGAGATTGTTACGAACGCGATGCCGGTCCGCAGAAACGAAAGTCCCGTCCTTCCCTTGGCAAGCGCCGTCCTTTGCCTCGACAGCGAGGTGCGCCTGTCGGCGAGAAACGTCCTGACCAGGGCCAGCGGCGTCCTGCCGGCCGAGGGCGGGAAGTCCGGGTTCAGGTCCTGGTTGTTTTCGATTATCCTGATGAGGTCCTCGGGCAAGGCCACCGTGAACTGGACATCGTGCACGCCCAGGGTCCTCTTTATGTCCTCAACAACGGCGGGGTCCCGGGGGTTGCACGCGATGACCTCGGCTTTGCCCTCGAACACCGAGACCGGGAACCACAGCGCCGACTTCAGCCTCTCGGCGTCGACGAGCTCCAGTACCTTGAAGGAAACGAGGATGTCCTCTTCATATTCCACAAACGGGAGGTCATAATAGTGGCTCAGGCACAAGAGGACCTCGTACTTGGGCACGCCCCGTTCAATCAGCACATCCCCGGTGCGCTTGCCCGAAGTCCTCGCTTCCCTGGCAATGCCGTGAAGGCCCGCGCGGTCCAGAAGCCCGCGCCTGACCAGACGCTCATACACTTCAGATGACATCCGATTTCTCTCCGTGCGCGTTTCTTCCTCTATTTTAGATAACTCTTTGTATTTTTTGCAAAAAGTAGTTTATGCCGTTTCATTTTGAAAAGGCTGCCTTCCGGTCTCGGGACTTCCAGAGATATTCGCCCCCTGCTCGCGGCGCACTTCCGACCGGGGGAGAGGACATATCGCGCTGTTCTCTGAGAGAGGGAATCGCAGGGCGGTCAGTCACGGAAGACGTAGGAGATGACGTCTTTGCTCACGGAGTTCCAGTAGACCCAGTCGTCCGTAAAGGCGATGGCATCCGCCCGCTCCGGGGCGTTCTTCCTGATGCGGAAGATATCCGCCTCCGAGAACAGTTCCCGGGTCGGCTGGGCGTCTTCTTGCTCCTGCCCGGTGCTTCTCGTCCGGATGGCGTAAACGGCGTCATCCAGCTCCTCGAGGTCCCCTTCGAGGTCTTTCAGAAGGATGTATTTCATCGCCAAGCCCCTCTGATATTACGTTTTTCGACCCCTGGTGTCAAGGCAACGGGGGGGAGCTATGAGTACTTTCGGCAGCCCTTCCCCCATACGCGCGGCAATGGAAACCCCTCTGCCGTGCCGCTCCCCGGGCGTTCCTTGACTATCAAAGGTTTTTATGGAATTATAAGTGCGGGGAGGTAAAGGGGATATCGAGGCCTACAGGTATCAGGAATTCCTGTATCTCGTCGTGCCTGTTGTCCTGGGGCTTGAATTTTTCGCCACCGGGAGGGACGAGCGTGCTTATAAGGCAGAAGCGCATTTAGGCTCGTATTTTCTGGATTTTTTCGGCTTTATCTTCATTTCCCTTATCCCCGCCCTCTTCATCTTCACCATCTGGGCCGTGGAAACGCACCCCTTCAACATCATGGAAGACACCCTGGCCCGTTTCGACCGCTACGGGGTCATGTTCATGTTCCTCGGGGCATGGTGGCAGGTATATATCATCGGGGCCCTGAGGGTTCACCGGATGAGAAAGAAACAGGATTTTCGGCAGACCCGCATGTGGGGGCCTTTTCTCGGGCTGGGCTTTTATATCTCCTTTCTGGTGCTCTGGGTCTCGCCCTGGAACATGAAATGGGCGTCCGTCCTGTGGTTCGCCTTGCTCGCCGCCATCATGGGGGGACTCCGGGTGCGCCCCCAGAAGATAGAAAAGACGCTCTGGATTCTGGCCGCAATCACGTTCTTCTTGGAGAACATCATCTTCGCCTGGCTTGAAGCCGTCGTCTGACTCCATCCCTCTGGCCCCTTGTAAAAGCCCTTTTCCCTGTAGTAAAGGGTCCTTTCTCCTGATATAATCCATGTAAAATTTTTTGAAAGGAACCTTTCGCATGTACATCGTCATGGTCGCCCCGGAGTGCGCTCCGGTTGCCAAGGTCGGTGGGCTTGCCGACGTCGTCTACGGGCTGAGCAGGGAGCTGGAAATGAGGGGGCATTCCGTGGAGATCATCCTGCCCAAGTACAACTGCATGCGGTACGACCAGATTTACGCCCTGCAACCCGTCTACAACGACCTCTGGGTCCCCTGCTACGACTACTGGGTGCACTGCACCGTCTTCTTCGGTTTCGTCCACGGGAGGAAGTGCTTCTTCATAGACGCCCACTCAAGCCGGGACTTCTTCAACAGGGGGGTCTTCTACGGCCATCATGACGACCCGGAGAGGTTCGCCTTCTTCTCGCGGGCGGCCCTCGAGTTCATGTTCAAGGCGGGCAAGCACCCCGAGGTCATCCACTGCCACGACTGGCAGACCGGGCTGGTGCCCGTGCTGCTTTTTGACGTCTACAAATGGCTCGGCATGACCCATCCCCGCGTCTGCTACACGCTGCACAACCTCATGCACCAGGGGGTCACCGGCCCGCACGTCCTGCACGAGACGGGACTGCACGACATGGGGTATTACATGAACGAAACGCGCGTCAGGGACAACTTCAACCCCTCCGCCGTGAACATGATGAAGGGGGGCGTCGTCTATGCGAACTTCGTCACCACCGTCTCCCCCCACTATGCCTGGGAGATTCTTCATACCGACCAGGGCTTCGGCCTGGGGCACACCCTCAACGTCCACGCGGCCAAGTTCGGGGGGGTGCTGAACGGAATCGACTACGACGTCTGGAACCCCGAGACAGACCCCCACATCCCCCAGCGTTACGGTATCGCCACCCTGGAGGGCAAGTACGCCAACAAAGATGCCCTCCGAGACAGGCTCTGGCTGAGAAAGGAGTTCAAGCCTATCGTCTCCTACGTGGGGCGGCTGGACCATCAGAAGGGGGTGCACCTCATCCGGCACGCCATCTTTTACGCTCTGGCACACGGCTGCCAGTTCGTCCTTCTGGGCTCGAGCCCCGACAGGGGCATCAACGACCACTTCTGGCACCTGAAGAGCTACCTCAACGACAACCCCGACTGCCACCTGGAGGTCGGGTACAACGAAGAGCTGGCGCATCTCGTCTACGCCGGCTCCGACATGATGGTGGTCCCCAGCCTCTTCGAGCCCTGCGGCCTTACCCAGATGATTGCCATGAAGTACGGCACGGTGCCCGTCGTGCGCGAGGTGGGCGGGCTCAGCGACACGGTCTTTGACGCCGACTACGCCCGCAGGCCCTACCACGAGCGGAACGGCTACTCCTTCAGGGACCCCAATTACCAGGGCCTGGA
This window contains:
- a CDS encoding glycosyltransferase: ERGHDVVFAGESPKTEFIRKQGFRVLHLHEPDPKTLFDNIRKGKLRFISDAEVEWMVEADLALFEQVKPDLVLTDGRFSAPISTHIAGLRHAAIVNVSSTEYRALPYIPFFDWIPANLTGENTAFRKGLDSLNLKLEMRIFDNVMSIFKKLSRRHGLKKTVTATNCLTGKDLTLLADIPEYFPTKNLPGNYFYIGPLTWRSPLDPPPWWPPETDGSPLIYMTMGTTGIGGVFRHVHELIEKSDMRAIITTGGQASDIKSVEGKIYVEEYIDGDLATEASDLVVCHGGNGTVYQALQHGKPVVGIPTIADQKFNMRRVEALGVGKALGWKEFFRNPGKLLEPIRTVIEKPSYSANASRLRDVLRAYHPAQSAADIIEQRFRR
- a CDS encoding type II secretion protein encodes the protein MMTSDRSLRTYGPLLRKGVLTEGELVCALDSAMARGLEPERVLIREYGVPRRTLLEALSEYFRRPGVEYDERLPVPVELLERLDPEMLSLSRWFPVTMEGDTVVIAACDPQDPEVREQAERFFEGRDMEFRVALEEDIQWFIQDFLNARPGLIIGTERTGLAFWRNNMAQWRTRLACYRTDLATARTALAIFRWGLGLIGLSTALILLAEKIPLAASVHWAMMAGGVVLSALGLARYLKVRRSRMSPPEHQTLMEVTAATVQFAENYHVEGAAAPGEIKKTMLSRLQDFIPPYCTFIYPVPASRVRTQLARERNMLAAQRTVAACYRTVYARARTGLAFIRSGVAFFSVGMGLMKYFGYRPLSWLNLILAVSGLLMTVDGLMWYLPARKEQADITRGGQ
- a CDS encoding PEP/pyruvate-binding domain-containing protein gives rise to the protein MGTFSEMVRSIFRKLEGRPGGFAKRLDLKEAFRLYKEVLESNNRALMVITDMGEKLGGDFIFDINYVRKAYADLSADIRGSIERFDLLTGGRHDAAGAFNRVDSLIRAMVYGTAPASGKLVVFYDDISWDMVRDVGGKNYHLSELRNMLGLKVPEAFALTGAAYDAYMEHNGIRQMLTAGDAADTEGGLETIREAVAAGEFPPGLDRAIGEAVATVARRAGGGGSLAVRSSAEEEDGDLSFAGQFMTVLNVPLEKEAVKEAYRKVVASLFAPGALQYQKQHGYAAGSLRMPVGCVLMVDARSSGVLYTADPVGGREESLLINAAWGLGSTVVDGRTDADLFIVGKKPALHLEEARIGEKQLMAVAAEGGGTKEVETPPEMRSKPSLSEEDALELASIALEIERYYKRPQDVEWARGADGGMSILQSRPLVAAAAPAGPAPGRDELKEALARYPVLMSNRGRVVQKGVAGGKVFVVKNAADLDHFPRGAVLVAKHDSPQYVRVMPYAAAIITDTGAPTSHMASICREFRVPAVVNAGVATQSLAHGQEITLSAEEDGSATVYAGLAEELLQVQAANSRSMEDLYEFRRKRYLMRYISPLNLINPLVDEFTAEKCRTMHDILRFIHEKAVQALVDASVHAEGHAAFKRLDLPIPAGIHVIDIGGGLVEGKGEKVSVEEVTSLPLRAIVKGMMHPGAWHTEPVSLGMRDFLSSMVRMQEPAQEQAGFAGNNIAVVSREYMNLTLRFGYHFNLVDCFCSERAGNNHVYFRFVGGATDITKRSRRIRLIEEILREYGFISTTKGDLIIARLSHVGRDEILDILEKSGRLIAFTRQLDAVLDSDSDVERFKRNFLEDKYELAD
- a CDS encoding response regulator, which gives rise to MSYRIMIIDDEKIVGDMAKLSLEQEGYEVETFLSGAPALQRLREQKFDVVVTDLKMKGIDGLEVLRTVKELSPETKVIMITAFANLNVAIEAIKADVNDFFPKPVKIKELKESIKKALQK
- a CDS encoding ATP-binding protein: MKIKRKIIFSNVFNIALIALIGALAVQYLNTVNTKLRFVEIADDLNVSFLEMRLSEKNYFLYEDPNALADLESNIMETMKALRSVKGDIVRAIGESQFDELRGHLVNYAREVERVKGFASTSDASAKAVRAKGHELEAFADRITHLERGHINEIILKSKRILYYLFLGILLSALVVSRSVSRKILEPIREIEALTKSISAGTFTKIDMVPPKDELGSVIGAINTMSEKLKTREEEIIQSKKLASMGILVAGVAHELNNPLNNISMIAQAYSEVYKNLSDEERMELMGRVEAETERIRDIVRNLLDFSKPKAPNLKKSGINDVLRHTLKLVQNMLDISNINTRIVYGKRLPEVCVDEDQIQQVLVNLIINAIQSMSSGGDLSITTRQGEAGRTVEIEIRDTGKGVPPEFLSHIFDPFFTTKEQGGTGLGLWVSYGIIKNHNGNIKVESTVGQGTVFTVELPIYENEGV
- a CDS encoding glycogen synthase; this encodes MYIVMVAPECAPVAKVGGLADVVYGLSRELEMRGHSVEIILPKYNCMRYDQIYALQPVYNDLWVPCYDYWVHCTVFFGFVHGRKCFFIDAHSSRDFFNRGVFYGHHDDPERFAFFSRAALEFMFKAGKHPEVIHCHDWQTGLVPVLLFDVYKWLGMTHPRVCYTLHNLMHQGVTGPHVLHETGLHDMGYYMNETRVRDNFNPSAVNMMKGGVVYANFVTTVSPHYAWEILHTDQGFGLGHTLNVHAAKFGGVLNGIDYDVWNPETDPHIPQRYGIATLEGKYANKDALRDRLWLRKEFKPIVSYVGRLDHQKGVHLIRHAIFYALAHGCQFVLLGSSPDRGINDHFWHLKSYLNDNPDCHLEVGYNEELAHLVYAGSDMMVVPSLFEPCGLTQMIAMKYGTVPVVREVGGLSDTVFDADYARRPYHERNGYSFRDPNYQGLESALHRAIGMWYAYPRHFRELMENGMRYDFSWKHPGEHYLNIYEHIRDK
- a CDS encoding DUF202 domain-containing protein, encoding MSSEVYERLVRRGLLDRAGLHGIAREARTSGKRTGDVLIERGVPKYEVLLCLSHYYDLPFVEYEEDILVSFKVLELVDAERLKSALWFPVSVFEGKAEVIACNPRDPAVVEDIKRTLGVHDVQFTVALPEDLIRIIENNQDLNPDFPPSAGRTPLALVRTFLADRRTSLSRQRTALAKGRTGLSFLRTGIAFVTISIALYRFFGESYILLLALPLLTAGVAAVFDGFKWYFSARPIALQKLDYAQTGPTEGFTVLEVSNPGNAPEFARSRVVGGAEQLREDWADLSPVERRRFLANDRTEMAEERTALASMRTTMAKARTGLAFTRTGIAFAGLGIGLLRHFPASPWTVFDAALIAFGAIAAVESFHWYLPGRSAANEGLRAVRNALARESIWDFAFPRFYRSRDAYAGLGAVKACQSPSIWGTSGLALERTVLAERRNLMARLRTIMARSRTAMAFIRTGLSMSAVGIGLLIFFGVGSLPWTAFDAVLILTGLILVVNGLVWYFPAEKVKRQLPYCFGDLEMSIPDYGTSPRCWGKVVFSHDDI